The genomic DNA CACTGCAAAGTCGGCTCGTTTCCATGTAAGTACCTTGGCCTTTTGGTGGGTGCCAACATGAATCAAGCTCGACATTGGAGTGGAGTGATTGAAATACTCAAGTCTAGACTCTCTAATTGGAAGGCGTCCACACTCTCAATCGGAGGTAGAATAACTTTATTAAAATTCGTCTTGGATAGTTTACCACTTTATTTCTTTTCATTGTATAAAGCTCCAATCGGAGTTTTGGATAAATTGGAAGTAATAAGAAGGCGATTCTTTTTAGGGTGGGGATGAAAGTAAAAATAAAGCCAATTGGGTATGTTGGGAGCGTGTGATCGGGCCACGTGAAAAGGATGGAACTGGTATCGGGTCTCTTCGGGACATGAACCTAAGCCTCCTTGTCAACTGGTGGTGGAGGTTTAAAATGGAAGACGGAAGTCTATGGAAAAGGGTGATCTCGGCTATACATTATCAATCTAGCACTTGGTCGTTTCTTCGGGTCAAGGCTGGAATTTCAGGTCCTTGGAATGCAATTTTCAAAATTGGGAATGAATTAAGTAACAGGAACATGCTGGTCAAAAGGCATATTAAAGGTATCATCGGAGACGGGAATTTTGTTCGCTTTTGGGTCGATAATTGGTTAGCCGATGGGCCACTAATGGACCGTTTCCCAGTTCTGTTTGCTTTAGAAGCCAAAAAAGGTGTCATTGTGGCTAATAGATTCACATCCTTAGGCTGGTTAGGTGAATGGAGAAGGAATCCGGCTAATGGATCGGAAATCAGCGAGTTACTAGCTCTTAGTGATGAGCTAATGGGTATGACGCTGAACGGAGGCCCAGATAAATGGTGTGGGAGGCTGATCCGTCAGGTTTATTCACGGTTCAGTCGTGCAAAAGAATACTAAATGCCTACACTGTACCGTATTTTCCGTTTAATTGGTGCAATTGGGTTCCAAAGAAAATAAATGTGTTTGGTTGGCGAGCTGAACAAGAGCGGTTGCCAACCTTGGTGGCTTTACACAAAAGAAAGATTCTCCACGGCTCAACAACATGTCGTT from Helianthus annuus cultivar XRQ/B chromosome 7, HanXRQr2.0-SUNRISE, whole genome shotgun sequence includes the following:
- the LOC110887588 gene encoding uncharacterized protein LOC110887588 — protein: MEALSYFMFEAISGGLIKGIELPNGGPVMSHLMYADDVVFMGEWSENTIMNLVRIMRGFNLISGLKISHKKSHLFGIDVDPSTVQVMANNIHCKVGSFPCKYLGLLVGANMNQARHWSGVIEILKSRLSNWKASTLSIGGRITLLKFVLDSLPLYFFSLYKAPIGVLDKLEVIRRRFFLGWG